One Thermus sp. CCB_US3_UF1 DNA window includes the following coding sequences:
- a CDS encoding heme o synthase, which yields MSQAWFSRYAWGVLGWNVLVALWGAYVRATGSGAGCGSHWPTCNGEIIPRSPQVETLIEFTHRATSGLAFLSVLGLFLLALRLYPKGHPVRLGAGLAFLFMVTESLVGASLVLFGWVADNVTPERAVVQMVHLANTYFLLAALALAAWWASGGAPLRLRGQGAVAWALLLGFLALLFLGMSGAVTALGDLLFPVRNTLEALERSLTPGEHFLVRLRVLHPLIAVSVGLYVVFAGFLVAHLRPSPHTRSLAQGLAYLYGIQLLAGLVNVWLKAPVWMQLLHLLLAYAVWLLFLLLAAAALARGARRVELGEGSAEAGRLHQGTGGATWKDYLALTKPRVISLLLLTTLLAMFIAAQGWPGTGLFLAVALGGYMMAGAANAINMVVDRDIDARMRRTAQRPTVTQRISSRDALRFAFALAFGAFLLLWWGANLLAATLALMGLIWYVLVYTLYLKRRTWQNIVIGGAAGAFPPLVGWAAVTGELSLFAWYLFALIFFWTPVHFWALALMIQDDYKAVGVPMLPVVLGERVTVVQIALYAVLTAMISLMPLLLGELGLLYLFFSLALNALLLVKSLALYRQPERRTAVSLYKYSMLYLALLFVAMAVDRVL from the coding sequence ATGAGCCAAGCCTGGTTTAGCCGCTACGCCTGGGGAGTCTTGGGGTGGAACGTCCTGGTGGCCCTCTGGGGCGCGTACGTGCGGGCCACGGGTTCGGGGGCGGGGTGTGGTTCCCACTGGCCCACCTGCAACGGGGAGATCATCCCCCGGAGTCCCCAGGTGGAAACCCTCATTGAGTTCACCCACCGGGCCACCTCCGGCCTGGCCTTCCTCTCCGTCCTCGGGCTTTTCCTCCTGGCCCTGCGCCTTTACCCCAAGGGGCACCCCGTGCGCCTGGGAGCGGGGCTCGCCTTCCTCTTCATGGTCACGGAGAGCCTGGTGGGGGCCTCCTTGGTCCTCTTCGGTTGGGTGGCCGACAACGTGACCCCGGAGCGGGCCGTGGTGCAGATGGTGCACCTGGCCAACACCTACTTCCTCCTGGCGGCCCTGGCCCTGGCCGCCTGGTGGGCTTCCGGGGGAGCCCCCTTGCGCCTACGGGGCCAGGGGGCGGTGGCCTGGGCCCTCCTTCTGGGCTTCCTGGCCCTCCTTTTCCTGGGCATGAGCGGGGCGGTCACCGCCCTGGGGGACCTCCTCTTCCCCGTTCGGAATACCCTCGAGGCCCTGGAGCGCTCCCTGACCCCGGGGGAGCACTTCCTGGTGCGCCTCCGGGTCCTCCACCCCCTCATCGCGGTGAGCGTGGGGCTTTACGTGGTCTTCGCCGGCTTTTTGGTGGCCCACCTGCGTCCTTCTCCCCATACCCGTAGCCTGGCCCAAGGCCTGGCCTACCTGTATGGGATCCAGCTTCTTGCCGGCCTGGTGAACGTGTGGCTCAAGGCCCCGGTCTGGATGCAGCTTCTGCACCTCCTCTTGGCCTACGCCGTCTGGCTCCTTTTCCTCCTGCTGGCGGCGGCGGCCCTGGCCCGGGGGGCCAGGCGGGTAGAGCTGGGGGAGGGGAGCGCCGAGGCAGGCCGGCTCCACCAGGGCACGGGCGGGGCCACCTGGAAGGACTACCTGGCCCTTACCAAGCCTCGGGTCATCAGCCTTCTCCTCCTCACCACCCTCTTGGCCATGTTCATCGCCGCCCAGGGCTGGCCGGGCACGGGGTTGTTCTTGGCCGTGGCCCTGGGAGGGTACATGATGGCGGGCGCGGCCAACGCCATCAACATGGTGGTGGATCGGGACATAGACGCCCGCATGCGCCGCACGGCCCAGCGCCCCACGGTCACCCAGAGGATATCCAGCCGGGACGCCTTGCGCTTTGCCTTCGCCCTGGCCTTTGGGGCCTTCCTCCTCCTCTGGTGGGGCGCCAACCTCCTCGCCGCCACCCTGGCCCTCATGGGCCTCATCTGGTACGTCCTGGTCTACACCCTTTACCTGAAACGGCGCACCTGGCAGAACATCGTCATCGGCGGGGCCGCGGGGGCCTTCCCCCCCTTGGTGGGCTGGGCGGCGGTGACCGGGGAGCTCAGCCTCTTCGCCTGGTACCTCTTTGCCCTCATCTTCTTCTGGACCCCGGTGCACTTCTGGGCCCTGGCCCTGATGATCCAGGACGATTACAAGGCCGTGGGGGTGCCCATGCTGCCCGTGGTCCTGGGGGAGCGGGTGACGGTGGTGCAGATCGCCCTCTACGCGGTGCTCACCGCCATGATCTCCCTCATGCCCTTGCTGCTGGGTGAGCTAGGCCTCCTTTACCTCTTCTTCAGCCTGGCCCTCAATGCCCTGCTTCTGGTCAAGAGCCTTGCCCTCTACCGCCAGCCCGAACGGAGAACGGCGGTTTCGCTGTACAAGTACTCCATGCTCTACCTGGCCCTCTTGTTCGTGGCCATGGCGGTGGACCGGGTGCTTTAG
- the ctaD gene encoding cytochrome c oxidase subunit I gives MAIATKPKTNAWAVLWDLLTTVDHKKIGLMYTATAFFAFGLAGVFSLLIRAQLAVPNNQLLTGEQYNQVLTLHGATMLFFFIIQAGLTGFGNFVVPLMLGARDVALPRINAFSYWAFLGAILLALMSFFFPGGAPSVGWTFYYPFSVQSGSGVNFYMAAILLLGFSSLLGNANFIATIYNLRAQGMSLWKMPMYVWSVFAASVLNLFSLAGLTAATLLVLLDRKIGLTWFNPDIGGDPVLFQQFFWFYSHPTVYVMLLPYLGILAEVASTFARKPLFGYKQMVWAQMGIVVLGTMVWAHHMFTVGESTVFQIAFAFFTALIAVPTGVKLFNLLGTLWGGHLQMKTPLYWVLGFIFNFLLGGITGVMLSMTPLDYQFHDSYFVVAHFHNVLMAGSAFGAFAGLYYWWPKMTGRMYDERLGKLHFWLFLVGYLVTFLPQYALGFLGMPRRYYTYNADLAGWPELNLISTIGAFILGLGGLVWLYAMWKSLRSGEKAPENPWGGYTLEWLTASPPKAHNFDVALPKDFPSERPLYDWAKKGVELKPEDPSHIHLPNSSFWPFYAAATLFAFFVAVAALPVPNVWMWLFLALFAYGLVRWALEDEYSHPVEHHTLTGKSNAWMGMAWFIVSEVGLFAILIAGYLYLRLTGAATPPEERPALWLALLNTFFLVSSSFTVHFAHHDLRRGRFNPFRFGLLITIILGVLFFLFQAYEFWAFYGHSSWQENLWTAAFFTIVGLHGLHVVIGGFGLILAYLQALRGKITLHQHGTLEAASMYWHLVDAVWLFIVVLFYIW, from the coding sequence ATGGCCATCGCCACCAAACCCAAAACCAACGCGTGGGCGGTCCTTTGGGACCTGCTCACCACCGTGGACCACAAGAAGATCGGCCTGATGTACACCGCCACCGCCTTTTTCGCCTTTGGGCTTGCGGGGGTCTTTTCCCTGCTCATCCGGGCGCAGCTGGCGGTGCCCAACAACCAGCTCCTCACTGGGGAGCAGTACAACCAGGTCCTGACCCTGCACGGGGCCACCATGCTCTTCTTCTTTATCATCCAGGCCGGGCTCACCGGCTTCGGTAACTTCGTGGTGCCCCTGATGCTGGGGGCCCGGGATGTGGCCCTGCCCCGGATCAACGCCTTCAGCTACTGGGCCTTCCTGGGGGCCATCCTCCTGGCCCTCATGAGCTTCTTCTTCCCCGGCGGGGCCCCCAGCGTGGGCTGGACCTTCTACTACCCCTTCTCTGTCCAGTCGGGGAGCGGGGTGAACTTCTACATGGCGGCCATCCTGCTCCTGGGCTTTTCCAGCCTCCTGGGTAACGCCAACTTCATCGCCACCATCTACAACCTGAGGGCCCAGGGGATGAGCCTCTGGAAGATGCCCATGTACGTCTGGAGCGTCTTCGCCGCCAGCGTCCTCAACCTTTTCAGCCTGGCGGGCCTCACCGCCGCCACGCTCCTCGTCCTTCTGGACCGGAAGATCGGCCTCACCTGGTTCAACCCCGATATCGGCGGGGATCCTGTTCTCTTCCAGCAGTTCTTCTGGTTCTACTCCCACCCCACGGTCTACGTGATGCTCCTGCCCTACCTGGGCATCCTGGCCGAGGTGGCCTCCACCTTCGCCCGCAAGCCCCTCTTCGGCTACAAGCAGATGGTCTGGGCCCAGATGGGCATCGTGGTCCTGGGGACCATGGTTTGGGCCCACCACATGTTCACCGTGGGGGAGTCCACGGTCTTCCAGATCGCCTTCGCCTTCTTCACCGCCCTCATCGCCGTGCCCACAGGGGTGAAGCTCTTTAACCTGCTGGGAACCCTTTGGGGCGGGCACCTGCAGATGAAAACCCCCCTCTACTGGGTCTTGGGCTTTATCTTCAACTTCCTCCTGGGGGGGATCACCGGGGTCATGCTCTCCATGACCCCCCTGGACTACCAGTTCCACGACTCCTACTTCGTGGTGGCCCACTTCCACAACGTCCTCATGGCGGGCTCGGCCTTTGGCGCCTTTGCCGGGCTTTACTACTGGTGGCCCAAGATGACGGGCCGCATGTACGACGAGCGCCTGGGTAAGCTCCACTTCTGGCTTTTCCTGGTGGGCTACCTGGTCACCTTCCTGCCCCAGTACGCCCTGGGCTTCCTGGGCATGCCCCGGCGCTACTACACCTACAACGCGGACCTGGCGGGTTGGCCGGAGCTGAACCTCATCTCCACCATCGGGGCCTTCATCCTGGGCCTGGGTGGGTTGGTCTGGCTTTACGCCATGTGGAAGAGCCTGCGCTCCGGGGAGAAGGCCCCGGAGAACCCCTGGGGCGGCTACACCCTGGAGTGGCTCACCGCCTCGCCCCCCAAGGCCCACAACTTTGACGTGGCCCTGCCCAAGGACTTCCCCTCCGAGCGGCCCCTTTACGACTGGGCCAAGAAGGGGGTGGAACTGAAGCCCGAGGACCCCAGCCACATCCACCTGCCCAACAGCTCCTTCTGGCCCTTCTACGCCGCCGCCACCCTCTTCGCCTTCTTTGTGGCCGTGGCCGCCCTGCCCGTGCCCAACGTCTGGATGTGGCTCTTCCTGGCCCTTTTTGCCTACGGCCTGGTGCGCTGGGCCCTGGAGGACGAGTACAGCCACCCGGTGGAGCACCACACCCTTACGGGTAAGTCCAACGCCTGGATGGGGATGGCCTGGTTCATCGTCTCCGAGGTGGGCCTCTTCGCCATCCTCATCGCCGGCTACTTGTACCTGCGCCTCACCGGAGCGGCCACCCCGCCGGAGGAGCGTCCTGCCTTGTGGCTGGCCCTCCTCAACACCTTCTTCCTGGTGAGCTCCTCCTTTACCGTGCACTTCGCCCACCACGACCTAAGGCGGGGGCGGTTCAACCCCTTCCGTTTTGGCCTGCTCATCACCATCATCCTGGGGGTTCTCTTCTTCCTCTTCCAGGCCTACGAGTTCTGGGCCTTCTACGGGCACTCCAGCTGGCAGGAGAACCTCTGGACCGCGGCCTTCTTCACCATCGTGGGCCTGCACGGCCTGCACGTGGTGATCGGCGGCTTCGGCCTCATCCTGGCCTACCTACAGGCCCTTAGGGGCAAGATCACCCTGCACCAGCACGGCACCCTCGAGGCCGCCAGCATGTACTGGCACCTGGTGGATGCCGTTTGGCTCTTCATCGTGGTGCTCTTCTACATCTGGTAG
- the pckA gene encoding phosphoenolpyruvate carboxykinase (ATP) has translation MDRLSYLGLHPQKQVFWNTVSPVLVEHTLARGEGFLAHKGPLVVDTTPYTGRSPKDKFVVREPEVEGEIWWGEVNQPFAPEAFQALYGRVVAYLAERDLYVQDLYAGADKRYRLGVRVVTESPWHALFARNMFILPRRFPEDDEAERFTPGFTVVHAPYFLADPERDGTRSEAFVGISFARRLVLIVGTKYAGEIKKSIFTVMNYLMPKRGVFPMHASANVGQDGDVALFFGLSGTGKTTLSTDPLRPLIGDDEHGWSEEGVFNFEGGCYAKVIRLSEEHEPLIYRASNQFEAILENVVVNPESRRVEWDDDSKTENTRASYPIAHLDNVVESGMAGHPRAIFFLSADAYGVLPPIARLSPEQAMYYFLSGYTARVAGTERGVTEPKATFSACFGAPFLPMHPGVYARMLGEKIARHAPRVYLVNTGWTGGPYGVGRRFPLPLTRTLLQAALSGALEGVPYRQDPVFGFEVPLEVPGVPKELLDPRGTWADPEAYDRQARKLAHLFQENFQKYADGVGEAVRLAGPRAD, from the coding sequence ATGGACCGCCTGAGCTATCTCGGCCTACACCCCCAGAAGCAGGTGTTTTGGAACACCGTCTCCCCCGTCTTGGTGGAGCATACCCTGGCCCGGGGCGAGGGTTTTCTGGCCCATAAGGGGCCCTTGGTGGTGGACACCACCCCCTACACGGGCAGAAGCCCCAAGGACAAGTTCGTGGTGCGGGAGCCCGAGGTGGAGGGGGAGATCTGGTGGGGGGAGGTGAACCAGCCCTTTGCCCCCGAGGCCTTCCAGGCCCTCTACGGGCGGGTGGTGGCCTACCTGGCGGAGCGCGACCTCTACGTGCAAGACCTCTACGCCGGGGCAGACAAGCGCTACCGCCTGGGGGTGCGGGTGGTGACGGAAAGCCCCTGGCACGCCCTCTTTGCCCGCAACATGTTCATCCTGCCCCGCCGCTTTCCTGAGGACGACGAGGCGGAGCGCTTCACCCCGGGCTTCACCGTGGTCCACGCCCCCTACTTCCTGGCCGACCCGGAGCGGGACGGCACCCGCAGCGAGGCCTTTGTGGGCATCAGCTTTGCCCGTAGGCTGGTCCTCATCGTGGGCACCAAGTACGCGGGGGAGATCAAGAAGAGCATCTTCACCGTGATGAACTACCTGATGCCCAAGCGGGGGGTCTTCCCCATGCACGCCTCGGCCAACGTGGGGCAGGACGGGGATGTGGCCCTTTTCTTCGGCCTCTCGGGCACGGGGAAGACCACCCTCTCCACCGACCCCTTGCGCCCCCTGATCGGCGACGACGAGCACGGCTGGAGCGAGGAGGGGGTGTTCAACTTTGAGGGCGGGTGCTACGCCAAGGTCATCCGCCTCTCCGAGGAGCACGAGCCCCTCATCTACCGGGCCTCCAACCAGTTTGAGGCCATCCTGGAGAACGTGGTGGTCAACCCGGAAAGCCGCCGGGTGGAGTGGGACGACGACAGCAAGACCGAGAACACCCGGGCCTCCTACCCCATCGCCCACCTGGACAACGTGGTGGAGTCGGGGATGGCTGGCCATCCCAGGGCCATCTTCTTCCTTTCCGCCGATGCCTACGGGGTTCTGCCCCCCATCGCCCGCCTCTCCCCCGAGCAGGCCATGTACTACTTCCTCTCCGGCTACACCGCCCGGGTGGCGGGGACGGAGCGGGGGGTTACCGAGCCCAAGGCCACCTTCTCCGCCTGCTTTGGGGCGCCCTTCTTGCCCATGCACCCCGGGGTGTATGCCCGCATGCTGGGGGAGAAGATCGCCCGCCATGCCCCCCGGGTTTACCTGGTGAACACGGGCTGGACCGGGGGACCCTATGGGGTGGGCCGGCGCTTCCCCTTGCCCCTGACCCGGACCCTCCTCCAGGCAGCCCTTTCCGGGGCCCTCGAGGGCGTTCCCTACCGCCAGGACCCCGTCTTCGGCTTTGAGGTGCCCCTGGAGGTTCCAGGCGTGCCCAAGGAGCTCCTGGACCCCCGGGGAACCTGGGCCGACCCCGAGGCCTACGACCGCCAGGCCCGCAAGCTTGCCCACCTCTTCCAGGAAAACTTCCAGAAGTATGCCGACGGGGTAGGGGAGGCGGTGCGCCTGGCCGGGCCCCGGGCGGATTAG
- the coxB gene encoding cytochrome c oxidase subunit II yields the protein MKRGVAALSLIGLALAQEAHRVAITHPFSPVNRETNFLLVWVLLFSVLIFGVVAGALAYIAWKFRARPGQEGEPPQIHGNDRLEVVWTVIPIVIIFILFGLTARSLILVNKPTPGAMKVEVTGYQFWWDFHYPEAGFRNSNELILPAGVPVELEVTSKDVIHSFWVPGLVGKQDAIPGQKTRIRFVAEKPGNYYGFCAELCGPSHARMLFRVLVVPQEAFDRFVQAAKAYTPPVADARGQEVFQQNCAACHGVQGKMPPAVIGPELAFTGNRVSLGAGIVDHTPENLKAWIKDPASMKPGVKMPGFPQLSEGDLEALVRYLEGLKVEGVDFKALPKF from the coding sequence ATGAAACGAGGCGTAGCGGCACTAAGTCTCATAGGTCTGGCCCTGGCCCAGGAGGCCCACCGGGTGGCCATCACCCACCCCTTTTCTCCCGTCAACCGGGAGACCAACTTCCTCCTGGTCTGGGTCTTGCTCTTTTCCGTGCTGATTTTCGGCGTGGTGGCGGGGGCCTTGGCCTACATCGCCTGGAAGTTCCGAGCCCGGCCCGGCCAAGAAGGCGAACCGCCCCAGATCCACGGCAACGACCGCCTCGAGGTGGTCTGGACCGTGATCCCCATCGTCATCATCTTCATCCTCTTCGGCCTGACCGCCCGCAGCCTGATCCTGGTCAACAAGCCCACCCCCGGGGCCATGAAGGTGGAGGTTACCGGCTACCAGTTCTGGTGGGATTTCCACTACCCGGAAGCGGGTTTCCGCAACTCCAACGAGCTCATCCTCCCCGCGGGGGTTCCCGTGGAGCTGGAGGTTACCTCTAAGGACGTGATCCACTCCTTCTGGGTGCCGGGCCTGGTGGGCAAGCAGGACGCCATTCCGGGACAAAAGACCCGGATACGTTTTGTAGCCGAGAAGCCCGGGAACTACTACGGCTTCTGCGCCGAGCTTTGCGGCCCCAGCCATGCCCGCATGCTCTTCCGGGTTCTGGTGGTCCCCCAGGAGGCCTTTGACCGTTTCGTCCAGGCGGCCAAGGCCTACACCCCCCCGGTGGCCGACGCCCGGGGGCAGGAAGTTTTCCAGCAAAACTGCGCCGCCTGCCACGGGGTGCAGGGCAAGATGCCCCCGGCAGTCATCGGGCCCGAGCTGGCCTTCACCGGAAACCGGGTGAGCCTGGGGGCGGGGATCGTGGACCACACCCCGGAGAACCTCAAGGCCTGGATCAAGGACCCGGCCTCCATGAAGCCGGGGGTGAAGATGCCGGGCTTCCCCCAGCTTTCCGAGGGGGACCTGGAGGCGCTGGTGCGTTACCTGGAAGGGCTCAAGGTAGAGGGCGTGGACTTCAAGGCGCTGCCCAAGTTCTAA
- a CDS encoding DUF433 domain-containing protein, with product MKASRAAQNHSPLLAPDPRDRPLYSLREAARYLGLSESTLRSWIMGRTYPKAGGQERSLPLIETPGNGSQLSFFNLVEANVLAALRQIHRIPMQRIRRMIDYAKEALGKPRPLLLDLEAGLGDVFLRQGKELLALTRAGQLALQEVLESYLSRVDRDEQGIPLRFHPAVGTQLRSERVVLDPRVAFGAPTVRGVKTSVIALRFNTGEGLEEIAKDYGLTEEEVTEALVFEGMGVDAWAA from the coding sequence ATGAAGGCGAGTAGGGCCGCCCAAAACCACTCCCCTCTCCTGGCCCCAGACCCTAGGGACCGCCCCCTCTACTCTCTTCGAGAAGCAGCCCGGTACCTGGGTCTATCGGAGTCTACCCTACGCTCCTGGATCATGGGCCGGACCTATCCGAAGGCGGGAGGGCAGGAAAGGTCCCTGCCCCTAATAGAGACACCCGGCAACGGGTCGCAGCTCTCCTTCTTCAACCTTGTGGAGGCCAATGTCTTGGCAGCCCTGCGCCAGATCCACCGGATCCCCATGCAACGTATCCGCAGGATGATTGACTACGCTAAGGAAGCCTTGGGGAAACCTAGGCCTCTCCTCCTGGACCTGGAAGCAGGGTTGGGTGACGTTTTTTTGAGGCAAGGGAAAGAGCTTCTGGCCCTGACCCGGGCTGGGCAGTTGGCTTTGCAGGAGGTGTTGGAAAGCTACCTTTCCCGTGTGGACAGGGACGAACAGGGCATCCCCCTGCGCTTCCACCCCGCCGTCGGGACCCAGCTACGGAGCGAGAGGGTGGTCCTGGACCCAAGGGTAGCCTTTGGAGCCCCTACCGTACGTGGGGTGAAGACCTCGGTCATCGCCCTGCGCTTCAACACCGGAGAGGGTTTAGAGGAAATCGCAAAGGACTACGGTCTGACTGAGGAAGAGGTGACAGAAGCGCTGGTGTTTGAGGGGATGGGGGTAGATGCTTGGGCAGCATGA